A part of Hemicordylus capensis ecotype Gifberg chromosome 16, rHemCap1.1.pri, whole genome shotgun sequence genomic DNA contains:
- the HTR6 gene encoding 5-hydroxytryptamine receptor 6, whose protein sequence is MEGELGSLGNASAIAGGRPAFSGSTWVATILCSIILLTMVGNFSLILLIFSQRSLRNTSNYFLVSLFMSDLMVGSVVMPPAMLNELYGRWVLEAAFCSVWFSFDVMCTSASILNLCVISLDRYLLIISPLKYKLRMTSCRAVLLILATWTLAALVSFLPIEMGWHKVEFDFRPLNATTAPPGEEEEQCRLLVSLPYALIASGLTFFLPSVAILFTYCRILLAARKQAVQVASLTNNVVSAADGPTQQVHRAHSQSTAASDNRKFANKHSKRALKASLTLGVLLGMFFVAWLPFFVCNMAQAVCNCISASFFDILTWLGYCNSTMNPIIYPLFMRDFKRAMAKYLPCCRRAWEHRPSPISLSMRNSNSGPRPGVSLKNVLTLPGDTDSADSIIHVDEHNGQRLGSLPTTGADSVNLFDLEHTDQELHVNQLNTPMD, encoded by the exons atggaaggagagctggggaGCCTGGGCAACGCCAGCGCCATCGCCGGCGGGAGGCCTGCGTTCAGCGGCAGCACCTGGGTGGCCACCATCCTCTGCTCCATCATCCTCCTGACCATGGTGGGCAACTTCTCCCTCATCCTGCTGATCTTCAGCCAGCGCTCCCTGCGCAACACCTCCAACTACTTCCTGGTGTCGCTCTTCATGTCCGACCTGATGGTGGGCTCGGTGGTGATGCCCCCGGCCATGCTGAACGAGCTGTACGGCCGCTGGGTGCTGGAGGCCGCCTTCTGCTCCGTCTGGTTCTCCTTCGACGTGATGTGCACCAGCGCCTCCATCCTCAACCTGTGCGTCATCAGCCTGGACCGCTACCTGCTCATCATCTCCCCGCTCAAGTACAAGCTGAGGATGACCTCGTGCCGGGCCGTCCTGCTGATCCTGGCCACCTGGACTCTGGCCGCGCTGGTCTCCTTCCTGCCCATCGAGATGGGATGGCACAAGGTGGAGTTCGACTTCCGGCCGCTCAACGCCACCACCGCGCCCccgggcgaggaggaggagcagtgccGGCTCCTGGTCAGCTTGCCGTACGCCCTCATCGCCTCCGGCCTGACCTTCTTCCTGCCCTCCGTCGCCATCTTGTTCACCTACTGCCGCATTCTCCTGGCGGCGAGGAAGCAGGCCGTGCAGGTCGCCTCGCTCACCAACAACGTGGTCAGCGCGGCCGACGGGCCGACGCAGCAG GTCCACAGAGCCCACAGCCAATCGACAGCCGCCAGTGACAACCGGAAGTTTGCCAACAAGCACAGCAAGAGGGCCCTGAAGGCCAGCCTGactttgggggtccttttggggATGTTCTTCGTGGCCTGGCTGCCCTTCTTTGTCTGCAACATGGCACAG GCAGTCTGCAACTGCATCTCTGCGAGCTTTTTCGACATCCTAACCTGGCTGGGCTATTGCAACAGCACGATGAACCCCATCATTTACCCTCTCTTCATGCGGGATTTCAAGAGAGCCATGGCCAAATACCTGCCCTGTTGCCGGCGAGCCTGGGAGCATCGGCCTAGCCCTATCTCCCTCTCCATGCGGAACTCCAACAGTGGTCCCCGCCCTGGGGTGTCTCTCAAGAACGTCCTGACTCTGCCCGGGGACACCGACTCCGCCGACTCCATCATCCACGTAGACGAGCACAACGGCCAGCGTCTCGGGTCCCTCCCGACCACAGGGGCAGACTCGGTCAACCTTTTTGACCTGGAGCACACGGACCAAGAACTCCACGTCAACCAGCTCAACACTCCCATGGACTGA
- the NBL1 gene encoding neuroblastoma suppressor of tumorigenicity 1, which produces MMLHFLLGAFFPALILAAPPPINKLALFPDKSAWCEAKNITQIVGHNGCESKSIQNRACLGQCFSYSVPNTFPQSTESLVHCDSCMPAQSLWEIVTLDCPSNEDIPRVDKLVEKILHCSCQACGKEQNQEGALFNVYLNADENLPAEGPNAAHPYSHHPVDEPSSRHHRQREEEPDD; this is translated from the exons ATGATGCTGCATTTCCTGCTGGGCGCCTTCTTCCCAgccctgatcctggcagcacccCCTCCCATCAACAAGCTGGCCCTCTTCCCAGACAAGAGCGCTTGGTGCGAGGCAAAGAACATCACCCAGATCGTGGGTCACAACGGCTGCGAGTCCAAATCCATCCAAAACAG gGCCTGCCTGGGACAGTGCTTCAGCTACAGCGTCCCCAACACCTTCCCACAGTCCACGGAGTCCCTGGTGCACTGCGACTCCTGCATGCCTGCCCAGTCCTTGTGGGAAATC GTGACTCTGGACTGCCCAAGCAATGAGGACATCCCGAGAGTAGACAAGCTGGTGGAGAAAATCCTCCACTGCAGCTGCCAGGcctgtgggaaggagcagaaCCAGGAAGGGGCCCTCTTCAACGTCTACCTGAATGCCGACGAGAACCTGCCGGCCGAGGGGCCCAACGCCGCCCACCCCTACAGCCACCACCCCGTAGACGAGCCCTccagccgccaccaccgccagcgCGAGGAAGAGCCCGACGATTGA